The Lactobacillus sp. CBA3605 genome contains a region encoding:
- a CDS encoding homoserine O-succinyltransferase, with the protein MIARNGLSKTQGQWRRPKLATAATQLLILNLMPTKQATEQQFLQRLAMGPTDVAVTFMYPASHHFKGIDQATIAANYVTLAQIQAEHFDGLIVTGAPVEQLPFTAVDYWSELQTIITWAQTHVSQTLFECWAAQAGLYLQFGIDKQLVAHKIFGVYTATTVDRASPLMAGLTQPASLKMPQSRQSQLVLPAKLPAELQLVATNAQVGPLVLAAPAQHAVYVTGHPEYAAETLALEYRRDRQQHRPIQQPQHYFSDSHGTIDYSWQQASCQFYQNWVATLKLMKAGLEK; encoded by the coding sequence GTGATTGCACGTAATGGTCTGTCAAAGACCCAAGGACAGTGGCGGCGACCAAAATTAGCGACGGCGGCCACTCAATTATTAATTTTGAATTTAATGCCAACTAAACAAGCGACGGAGCAACAATTCTTACAACGGTTAGCAATGGGACCCACCGATGTGGCGGTGACCTTCATGTATCCAGCTAGCCATCATTTTAAAGGTATCGATCAAGCGACGATTGCGGCTAATTATGTGACGTTAGCACAAATTCAAGCTGAACATTTTGATGGCTTGATTGTCACTGGCGCCCCCGTAGAACAGCTGCCCTTTACAGCAGTCGATTATTGGTCAGAATTACAGACGATTATCACGTGGGCACAAACGCATGTTAGTCAGACGTTATTTGAATGCTGGGCGGCTCAAGCTGGGCTATATCTTCAGTTTGGAATCGATAAACAGCTGGTTGCTCATAAGATTTTTGGCGTTTATACCGCAACTACGGTGGACCGGGCCTCGCCCTTAATGGCTGGATTAACTCAGCCAGCAAGTTTGAAGATGCCGCAATCACGACAGTCACAATTGGTATTGCCAGCTAAATTACCGGCCGAGCTACAACTAGTTGCGACCAATGCACAAGTGGGGCCGCTAGTCTTAGCAGCCCCGGCCCAACATGCGGTGTATGTAACGGGGCATCCGGAATATGCGGCTGAAACGTTGGCATTGGAGTATCGGCGTGATCGGCAACAACACCGACCGATTCAGCAACCACAGCATTATTTTAGCGATTCACATGGGACAATTGATTATAGCTGGCAACAGGCCAGTTGCCAATTTTATCAGAATTGGGTGGCAACCCTTAAATTAATGAAAGCGGGTTTAGAAAAATGA